A DNA window from Coffea arabica cultivar ET-39 chromosome 6c, Coffea Arabica ET-39 HiFi, whole genome shotgun sequence contains the following coding sequences:
- the LOC113697507 gene encoding uncharacterized protein, giving the protein MANPPSRRTSSSSSSSSPYSGSNYLLPISDTNNNNNQFQSQATAATATIRLVNSIKIFLRKPHAFPFLLSIFLFLTWVSLRIQHHQHPRSDFNTWALKLGNKGKDEDANLVRFHSMSSSIVKDKRGWFVDPVSLGLQAGISGGATNCASVHIGEIRAGGVRGNHRHHSCNETFVIWGAKTLFRLENNLVDKGYAEVIVGADEVAVAASPSGKAHALVNLDALRSTFFLGCQDNIINYNDSTSDFNVWKDI; this is encoded by the exons ATGGCAAATCCTCCAAGTAGAAGaacatcatcttcttcatcttcatcatcacctTATTCTGGCAGTAATTACCTGCTTCCAATTTCAGATACCAACAATAACAACAACCAATTTCAATCCCAAGCCACTGCAGCTACAGCAACAATTAGACTAGTAAATTCCATCAAAATCTTCCTCAGAAAACCCCATGCTTTCCCTTTTCtcctttccattttcctttttctcacaTGGGTTTCCCTCAGAATCCAGCATCATCAGCATCCTAGGAGTGATTTCAACACTTGGGCTCTGAAATTGGGCAATAAGGGTAAAGATGAGGACGCCAATCTTGTGAGGTTTCACTCTATGTCGTCCTCTATTGTGAAAGATAAACGTGGGTGGTTTGTTGATCCTGTTTCTCTCGGTCTTCAAGCTGGCATTTCAG GGGGAGCAACGAATTGTGCTTCGGTTCACATTGGTGAGATCCGAGCTGGGGGAGTAAGGGGGAATCATAGACACCATTCTTGCAATGAGACATTTGTTATTTGGGGAGCCAAAACCTTATTTAGG TTGGAAAATAATTTGGTTGACAAAGGCTATGCTGAGGTGATAGTTGGTGCAGATGAGGTAGCTGTTGCAGCTAGTCCAAGTGGAAAAGCACATGCTTTGGTAAACCTGGATGCTCTGAGGAGTACATTCTTCTTGGGGTGCCAGGATAATATTATCAATTACAATGACTCTACTTCTGACTTCAATGTATGGAAAGATATTTAG
- the LOC113692424 gene encoding metacaspase-9, with product MDKGKNKWAVLVGCNYPNTKYTLHGCINDVQAMRDLLVKKFGFDPKNINLLTDKPGSFILPTGANIMKALNRIVDQAQSGDVLYFHYSGHGTLIDKPFLPFSKEEAIVPIDFNLITNVDFRHLVNKLPKGVTFTVLSDSCHSGGLIDKEKEQIGPSNNHLHGDSSISCSKPKAIPYESVLTHLSSLSNINTTDIGTHLLEVFGADASLRFRLPHVELEFYKALKQDEGILLSGCQADETSADVISEKGEAFGAFSNAVQQVFKENSGPLTNAEVVSIARKILANQQFEQHPCLYCSDENAAATFLPQSATAASSST from the exons ATGGACAAAGGAAAGAATAAGTGGGCTGTTTTAGTAGGCTGCAACTATCCAAACACAAAATATACATTGCATGGATGCATTAATGATGTTCAAGCGATGAGAGATTTGCTCGTTAAGAAGTTTGGATTTGATCCAAAAAACATTAACCTTTTGACCGATAAACCAGGCAGTTTCATCTTGCCCACAGGTGCCAACATCATGAAGGCACTTAATCGAATCGTTGATCAGGCTCAATCTGGTGATGTCCTATATTTTCACTATAGTGGCCATGGAACACTTATTGACAAGCCATTCCTTCCATTCTCCAAAGAAGAGGCAATTGTTCCTATTGACTTCAATCTGATCACAA ATGTGGACTTTAGACATCTGGTGAATAAGTTGCCAAAAGGAGTAACTTTCACTGTCCTTTCTGATTCTTGCCACAGTGGAGGCCTCATTgacaaagaaaaggaacaaattGGACCTTCCAATAATCATCTACACGGGGATTCTTCTATTTCCTGCAGCAAGCCTAAGGCCATACCTTATGAATCTGTACTGACACATCTCTCATCTTTGTCAAACATAAACACCACTGATATTGGAACTCATTTGTTGGAAGTCTTTGGAGCAGATGCAAGTCTTAGGTTCCGCTTACCTCATGTCGAGCTAGAGTTCTATAAGGCACTGAAGCAGGATGAAGGAATTCTGCTTAGTGGATGCCAAGCAGATGAAACTTCAGCTGACGTAATTTCTGAGAAGGGGGAGGCCTTTGGAGCATTTAGTAATGCAGTTCAACAAGTTTTTAAGGAGAATTCAGGACCTCTGACCAACGCAGAGGTGGTTTCCATAGCCAGAAAGATTTTAGCTAACCAACAGTTTGAGCAACATCCATGTCTTTATTGCAGTGATGAAAATGCAGCGGCTACTTTCTTACCCCAATCTGCAACTGCTGCAAGCTCAAGTACCTGA